In a single window of the Flavobacterium ammoniigenes genome:
- a CDS encoding TetR family transcriptional regulator C-terminal domain-containing protein, protein MATKKSTLTKDKIVSMFMQDTLENNEKPKSVYHFAKANGLSETEFYNFFGGLEGVEKEIFSTFLAKTIELLGKDKDYEYYDMKSKMLSFYFTFFELLSANRSYVVLSLKGNKNPLQGLMQLSSLRNGFKDFVSGIISDEYRLKQEKFQEIQEKALQESAWFQLMMTLKFWLDDSSASFEKTDLFIEKSVKASFELMNTAPLESLIDFGKFLFKEKIQHN, encoded by the coding sequence ATGGCTACTAAAAAATCAACTTTGACAAAAGACAAGATAGTATCAATGTTCATGCAAGACACCCTGGAAAACAATGAAAAACCTAAGTCTGTATATCATTTTGCGAAAGCTAATGGACTATCAGAAACGGAATTTTACAATTTCTTTGGAGGGCTTGAAGGAGTTGAAAAAGAAATTTTTAGCACTTTTTTAGCTAAAACCATAGAACTTTTAGGTAAGGACAAAGACTATGAATACTATGACATGAAAAGTAAAATGCTAAGTTTCTACTTTACTTTTTTTGAATTATTATCGGCTAACCGTAGCTATGTGGTGTTGAGTTTGAAAGGAAACAAAAATCCATTACAAGGTTTGATGCAATTATCTAGTTTACGAAATGGATTTAAAGATTTTGTTAGCGGAATCATTTCTGACGAATACCGTTTGAAACAAGAAAAGTTTCAAGAGATTCAAGAAAAAGCGTTACAAGAATCAGCTTGGTTTCAGCTGATGATGACTCTGAAATTCTGGTTAGACGACAGCTCTGCATCTTTTGAAAAAACAGATCTTTTTATTGAAAAATCGGTAAAAGCATCTTTTGAATTAATGAATACCGCTCCATTAGAAAGCCTAATTGATTTTGGAAAATTCCTATTCAAAGAAAAAATACAACACAACTAA